In Plasmodium falciparum 3D7 genome assembly, chromosome: 6, the following proteins share a genomic window:
- a CDS encoding rifin encodes MKLHYANILLFSLPLNILVASSSSNVNDQSNYVNITHHKPNIKSAKIQTTRLLCECDLYTSIYNNDTEMKNVMEIFNKQTEQRFEEYNERMNKNRQKCKEQCNKDIQKIILKDKIEKELKQNLDALHADITTKDIPTYVFEKSLSGKLEKTCLKCTYGLGSNVPLLGLINGVGIYATAQSAAMKVFISETIDGLKGIGGMSNLFGDKIADLVTPSFYGKPMHLVTTILSAKEKLCACPGMQKQILCHGLESVTEQSLPRRIATTASDAYYSAGEKFVELTNSGAIFSNPIVISTIVLLCIALMLLIIYLILRYRRKSRMKKKFQYIKLLKE; translated from the exons ATGAAACTCCATTAcgctaatatattattattttcccttccattaaatatattggtagcatcatcatcatcaaat GTAAATGACCAAAGTAACTATGTCAACATTACTCATCATAAACCAAACATAAAATCAGCGAAAATACAAACCACTAGGTTATTATGCGAATGTGATCTATATACATCCATCTATAACAATGACACAGAGATGAAAAATGTAATGGAAATTTTCAATAAACAGACAGAACAACGATTTGAAGAATACAATGAACGTATGAACAAAAACAGACAAAAATGCAAAGAACAATGtaataaagatatacaaaaaattatattaaaagataaaatagaaaaggAATTAAAACAAAACTTGGACGCATTACATGCTGATATAACGACTAAAGATATTCCCACATATGTTTTCGAAAAATCATTATCGGGAAAATTGGAAAAAACATGTCTGAAATGCACTTATGGGCTAGGTAGTAATGTTCCGCTATTAGGACTTATAAATGGTGTTGGTATATACGCTACAGCACAGTCAGCTGCTATGAAGGTTTTTATTTCAGAAACCATTGATGGATTGAAAGGAATTGGTGGTATGTCTAATTTATTTGGTGACAAAATTGCAGATCTTGTTACTCCATCATTTTATGGTAAACCAATGCATCTTGTTACAACAATTCTAAGTGCAAAGGAAAAATTATGTGCGTGTCCCGGTATGCAAAAACAAATTTTGTGTCATGGATTAGAATCAGTTACTGAACAGTCTTTACCTAGAAGAATAGCAACAACTGCTAGCGATGCTTATTACAGTGCAGGTGAAAAATTCGTTGAGTTAACAAACTCTGGTGCTATTTTTTCTAATCCTATCGTAATTTCAACTAtagtattattatgtatagcTCTTATgcttttaattatttatttaattttacgtTATCGTAGAAAAAGcagaatgaaaaaaaaattccaatatataaaattattaaaagaatag
- a CDS encoding stevor, with protein MNIYYVKILIFTFLVNTLILSHNENCQNNQYNISLIKNNTQRTTIKPRLLAQTKNHNPHYHNDPELKEMIDKLNKEAIKKYQKIHEPYEQLQELVEKKGTKPVGEHGTEPMSTIEKELLETYEKMFGDKKDIMLKSGMPPNDDDRSDKSITCECTDINNPDLTKAKSKDKYLKRLKEGCTRGICTCSVGSAFLTLIGLAAAKKAAVAAFSAPYDACVSSTSLFYIFDSGTLASALKVGSTCASVATDMAGTVSSAATTAIIPFSISIYVLIVITVLLIILYIWLYRRRKNSWKHECKKHLCK; from the exons atgaacatatattacgttaaaattttaatatttacctTTTTGGTAaatacattaatattatcccATAAT gaaAATTGTCAAAATAaccaatataatataagccTCATAAAAAACAACACACAAAGAACAACGATAAAACCAAGACTCTTAGCACAAACCAAAAACCATAATCCACATTATCATAATGATCCAGAACTCAAAGAAATGATTGACAAATTGAACAAAGAagcaataaaaaaataccaaAAAATTCATGAACCATATGAACAATTGCAAGAATtagtagaaaaaaaaggaacaaaACCTGTAGGTGAACATGGTACAGAACCTATGTCAACGatagaaaaagaattattggaaacatatgaaaaaatgtTTGGTGACAAAAAGGATATTATGTTAAAATCGGGTATGCCCCCAAATGATGATGACAGATCAGACAAGTCAATAACATGTGAATGCACTGATATTAATAATCCAGACTTAACAAAAGCAAAAAGCAAGGATAAGTATTTAAAACGCTTAAAAGAGGGATGTACCCGTGGTATATGTACTTGCTCAGTCGGTAGTGCATTCTTAACATTGATAGGTTTGGCCGCTGCAAAAAAGGCCGCCGTTGCCGCCTTTTCTGCACCTTATGATGCTTGTGTATCCTCTACTTcactattttatatatttgattctGGTACTCTAGCTTCTGCTCTTAAAGTAGGAAGTACATGTGCTTCCGTTGCTACTGATATGGCCGGAACTGTTTCGAGTGCTGCTACAACAGCTATAATCCCTTTTTCTATTTCTATTTATGTCCTTATCGTTATAACAGTCTTACTTATAATCTTGTACATATGGTTAtatagaagaagaaaaaattcaTGGAAGCATGAATGCAAGAAACATTTATGCAAATAA